The Haloarcula sp. DT43 genome includes a region encoding these proteins:
- a CDS encoding GcvT family protein, whose translation MEPTDSLPTQADTVIVGAGIVGCNVAYQLTELGREDVVVVDQGPMPTTGGSSTHAPGIMFQTAEPKVLSQFADYSRRLYSDLEGADGRQAYSETGGIEVARSEERMDFLQRRVEYAEAWGIEDPQLLSPEEVTEHLPLVDADQIEGGYYSPTDGQVSGVVACDALAREAMDRGAKFVPHTRTEDVEAEDGDVQAVVTENGTIECNEVVVATNIWARQLGEKLDVHLPVTPVEHQYTMTEPLDELADSAVDITDHPLFENYENVSGEKAKRLLVGPDRPILRDQDNAMYYRNHGDAYGIGSYNHEPIVPDPQDLGGNDPDGEQGSVHEFTDYHMDNATHPDRPDKAPRQASDELLPATAGKELEHKYNGMFAESPNGLPVMGPVQEYDGLWTAAAIWVTHAGGAGKALAEWMENGVPRLPDGPIDLAHCDVNRFDEHEGSWDFARDIGGEEYRIVYNIMHPKWVWTDKQRDIRRTPMYHTHKKYDAELWAEAGWEEPHWFDSNADLLAEFGDQIPDREGWEAKYWSPIEGAEALNVRENVGLHDMTSFNKMEVIGSDAGEFVQYLCTNDMDIDVGDVKYTLMCNEGGGVRADITVTRTDEDRYLLLTTGREVGNNHVAWVREQSPDDVVVNDVTSSLAAMVCTGPNARKVLSKLTDVDLSDDAFPFFTSQQFFVKNIPVTALRVSYAGELGWEFYTPSEYGERLWEHIMEAGEEYGIRPYGNGALDSLRIEKGFRLWGKDLHTEHNPYEAGLGWAVDLETDFIGKEAVAAAADGDNIDHKVACLTLDDEDAVVLDNKPVLDGDETIGYLHSAEYGYTEGACVAYTYLPPEYAEPGTSVEILYEGERYDATVREEPLVS comes from the coding sequence ATGGAGCCTACCGATAGCCTGCCGACTCAGGCCGACACTGTCATCGTCGGCGCTGGAATCGTCGGCTGCAACGTTGCTTACCAATTGACGGAGCTTGGCCGGGAAGACGTCGTCGTGGTCGACCAGGGACCGATGCCAACCACGGGCGGGTCGTCGACGCACGCCCCCGGTATCATGTTTCAGACCGCCGAACCGAAGGTACTCAGCCAATTTGCGGACTACAGCCGCCGGCTGTACTCTGACCTCGAAGGCGCGGACGGTCGCCAGGCGTACAGCGAAACGGGCGGTATCGAAGTCGCACGCAGCGAGGAGCGCATGGACTTCCTCCAGCGGCGCGTCGAGTACGCCGAGGCGTGGGGCATCGAGGACCCGCAGTTGCTCTCGCCGGAGGAAGTCACCGAGCATCTCCCGCTTGTCGACGCCGACCAGATCGAGGGCGGCTACTACTCCCCGACGGACGGGCAGGTATCTGGCGTCGTCGCCTGTGACGCACTGGCCAGAGAAGCGATGGACAGAGGCGCGAAGTTCGTCCCGCACACGCGCACCGAGGACGTGGAAGCGGAGGACGGCGACGTACAGGCCGTCGTCACCGAGAACGGCACCATCGAGTGTAACGAGGTCGTCGTCGCGACGAACATCTGGGCCCGACAGCTCGGTGAGAAACTGGACGTGCACCTGCCGGTCACGCCAGTCGAGCATCAGTACACGATGACGGAACCGCTCGACGAACTGGCCGATAGCGCGGTCGACATCACCGACCACCCGCTGTTCGAGAACTACGAGAACGTCTCCGGCGAGAAGGCCAAGCGGCTCCTCGTGGGTCCGGACCGGCCGATTCTCCGCGACCAGGACAACGCCATGTACTACCGGAACCATGGGGACGCCTACGGCATCGGCTCGTACAACCACGAGCCGATTGTGCCCGACCCGCAGGACCTCGGCGGCAACGACCCCGACGGCGAGCAGGGGTCCGTCCACGAGTTCACCGACTACCACATGGACAACGCGACCCATCCGGATCGGCCGGACAAAGCCCCGCGTCAGGCCAGCGACGAACTGCTCCCCGCGACGGCCGGCAAGGAACTCGAACACAAGTACAACGGCATGTTCGCGGAATCACCGAACGGGCTCCCCGTGATGGGGCCGGTCCAGGAGTACGACGGCCTCTGGACGGCGGCGGCCATCTGGGTCACCCACGCCGGTGGTGCCGGGAAGGCCCTCGCCGAGTGGATGGAAAACGGCGTTCCGCGGCTCCCTGACGGGCCTATCGACCTCGCACACTGCGATGTGAACCGCTTCGACGAGCACGAGGGCAGTTGGGACTTCGCCCGGGACATCGGCGGCGAGGAGTACCGCATCGTCTACAACATCATGCATCCCAAGTGGGTCTGGACCGACAAACAGCGGGACATCCGCCGGACCCCGATGTACCACACCCACAAGAAGTACGACGCCGAACTGTGGGCCGAGGCCGGCTGGGAGGAACCACACTGGTTCGACTCCAACGCCGACCTGCTGGCGGAGTTCGGCGACCAGATTCCGGACCGAGAGGGCTGGGAAGCGAAGTACTGGTCGCCAATCGAGGGCGCGGAGGCGCTGAACGTCCGCGAGAACGTCGGGCTTCACGACATGACCTCCTTCAACAAGATGGAGGTCATCGGAAGCGACGCCGGCGAGTTCGTCCAGTACCTCTGTACGAACGACATGGACATCGACGTGGGCGACGTGAAGTACACGCTGATGTGCAACGAAGGCGGCGGCGTCCGGGCCGACATCACGGTCACGCGGACTGATGAGGACCGTTACCTCCTGCTGACGACGGGCCGGGAGGTCGGGAACAACCACGTCGCGTGGGTGCGCGAGCAGTCCCCCGACGACGTGGTCGTCAACGACGTGACCTCCAGCCTCGCGGCGATGGTCTGTACGGGCCCGAACGCTCGGAAGGTTCTGTCGAAGCTCACTGACGTCGACCTCTCGGACGACGCCTTCCCGTTCTTCACGAGCCAGCAGTTCTTCGTGAAGAACATTCCAGTCACTGCGCTCCGTGTCTCCTATGCGGGCGAACTCGGCTGGGAGTTCTATACGCCCTCGGAGTACGGCGAGCGCCTCTGGGAGCACATCATGGAGGCCGGCGAGGAGTACGGTATCCGCCCGTACGGCAACGGCGCGCTCGACTCGCTCCGTATCGAGAAAGGGTTCCGGCTCTGGGGCAAGGACCTCCACACGGAGCACAACCCCTACGAGGCCGGCCTCGGCTGGGCTGTTGACCTCGAAACCGACTTCATAGGGAAAGAGGCAGTCGCGGCGGCCGCCGACGGCGACAACATCGACCACAAAGTCGCGTGCCTGACGCTCGACGACGAGGACGCCGTCGTGCTCGACAACAAGCCGGTCCTCGACGGCGATGAGACCATCGGCTACCTCCACAGCGCCGAGTACGGCTACACCGAAGGTGCGTGTGTCGCTTACACGTACCTCCCGCCGGAGTACGCCGAACCCGGCACTAGCGTCGAAATCCTCTACGAAGGGGAGCGCTACGACGCAACGGTCCGCGAGGAACCGCTGGTCTCCTGA
- a CDS encoding aromatic ring-hydroxylating oxygenase subunit alpha, whose amino-acid sequence MTRWNASSDEVTAVSPDITDEKNALPAKYFTDPAVHELEKEKVFGQYWVYAGHANAISEPGAYFTRTIGDKQVIIVRDHDDDIRAFFNVCAHRGSKMVEDTPMTNPGNMGRIRCPYHMWSYDLDGDLESTPKSFEEAGLNPDLDDDEVCSLDASENGLNEVQTDRIGPFVFLNFADDPMPLAEQAGSLKTELEDMPLEEYEHAARYVSEVDCNWKTFAGNYSECDHCHANHQDWITDIELDESNLEVNDYHWILHYTHDEDVDDELRIHEEKEAKFYYFWPNFTVNMYGTADGYGTYIIDPIDEGRFQLIADYYFSSAEMTDAEQEFVRTSRQLQEEDFELVERQYEGLQSGALAQAQLGPNEHTVHKLHRLAQEAYES is encoded by the coding sequence ATGACAAGGTGGAACGCGTCTAGCGATGAAGTTACTGCAGTAAGCCCAGATATAACCGACGAAAAGAACGCTTTGCCTGCCAAATATTTCACAGACCCTGCGGTTCACGAGCTCGAAAAGGAGAAAGTATTCGGCCAGTACTGGGTCTACGCCGGACACGCCAACGCTATCTCCGAGCCCGGAGCGTACTTCACGCGAACTATCGGCGACAAGCAGGTGATCATCGTCCGCGACCACGACGACGACATTCGCGCATTCTTTAACGTCTGCGCACACCGTGGCTCGAAGATGGTCGAAGATACGCCCATGACCAACCCCGGAAACATGGGTCGTATCCGCTGTCCGTATCACATGTGGTCGTATGATCTGGACGGCGACCTGGAAAGCACGCCAAAGAGCTTCGAGGAGGCGGGGCTCAACCCGGACCTGGATGACGACGAGGTCTGCAGTTTGGATGCCAGCGAAAACGGACTCAACGAGGTCCAGACTGACCGGATCGGACCGTTTGTCTTCCTCAACTTCGCCGACGACCCGATGCCACTGGCTGAGCAGGCGGGGTCGCTGAAAACGGAACTGGAAGACATGCCTCTCGAGGAGTACGAACACGCAGCGCGATACGTGTCGGAAGTCGACTGCAACTGGAAGACCTTCGCGGGCAACTACTCCGAGTGTGACCACTGTCACGCGAACCACCAAGACTGGATAACCGACATCGAACTCGACGAGTCAAACCTCGAAGTCAACGACTACCACTGGATTCTCCACTACACCCACGACGAGGATGTCGACGACGAACTACGCATCCACGAGGAAAAGGAGGCGAAGTTCTACTACTTCTGGCCGAACTTCACGGTGAATATGTACGGGACTGCTGACGGGTACGGTACGTACATCATCGACCCAATCGATGAGGGGCGGTTCCAGTTGATCGCGGACTACTACTTCAGTTCTGCGGAGATGACTGACGCAGAACAGGAATTCGTCCGGACGAGCCGGCAGCTACAGGAAGAGGACTTCGAACTCGTCGAACGCCAGTACGAGGGGTTACAGTCCGGGGCGCTCGCCCAGGCACAACTGGGGCCGAACGAACACACCGTCCACAAACTGCATCGACTCGCACAGGAGGCCTACGAATCTTGA
- a CDS encoding universal stress protein: MYDHILVPYDGSDEARRGAEHGIELAAALDATVHALYVIDLPGTPRALALRDDEEEVREEYRTYGEEVLSELGRFAEGHGVAYETHFRTGAPSEEIVEFAEDEAMDAIVLGSAFRGKLGNLLGGTTDKVVRTSSVPVISQRMSVNDI; encoded by the coding sequence ATGTACGACCACATTCTCGTCCCGTACGACGGCAGTGACGAGGCCCGGAGAGGGGCAGAACACGGCATCGAACTCGCGGCCGCGCTCGACGCGACAGTCCACGCGCTGTACGTGATCGATCTGCCGGGGACGCCGCGCGCACTCGCGCTCAGAGATGACGAGGAGGAAGTCCGCGAGGAGTATCGGACCTACGGGGAAGAGGTTCTATCGGAACTGGGTCGCTTCGCCGAGGGCCACGGGGTCGCCTACGAGACCCACTTCCGGACCGGCGCGCCCAGCGAGGAGATCGTGGAGTTCGCCGAGGACGAGGCCATGGACGCCATCGTCCTGGGTTCGGCGTTCCGCGGGAAACTCGGGAACCTGCTCGGCGGCACCACGGACAAAGTGGTCCGGACGTCGAGCGTGCCGGTCATCAGCCAGCGGATGAGCGTCAACGACATCTGA
- a CDS encoding succinylglutamate desuccinylase/aspartoacylase family protein, with translation MDYRAVTHTTTDRQLGRLPSGRDVSVTVHRYDGGSGPTVYIQAAQHGIELNGPAALRRLHDRLTDAAIAGTVLVVPVVNQLAFDHRSYMTPGEYDVMNPNLNRVWPGDVNGSLQEQFAARLWELVKDADAAVDLHTGTADMLEHVRCRADDPAAEGLAEAFGTAYRLTDAPKDTDDDGSGRTFRAAAAAAGIPVITAELSNSRRIAEDAVAAGVDGIHNLLREQALLPEEPESKAAQTVLRNDAEPVTASESGLFECQPDIAVGDTVAAGERLGTVYEPASFEQQQVVSATERGVIFSLARESVVVQGERLAGIARPR, from the coding sequence ATGGACTACAGGGCCGTCACGCACACGACGACTGACCGACAGCTCGGACGATTGCCGTCGGGGCGAGACGTGTCTGTGACTGTCCACCGATACGACGGCGGCTCCGGACCGACCGTGTATATTCAGGCGGCCCAACACGGCATCGAACTCAACGGTCCAGCCGCGTTACGTCGACTACATGACCGCCTGACTGACGCGGCCATCGCCGGGACAGTGCTCGTCGTTCCGGTAGTGAATCAGCTCGCGTTCGATCACCGGTCCTACATGACTCCGGGCGAGTACGACGTGATGAACCCGAACCTGAACCGCGTGTGGCCAGGCGACGTGAATGGCAGTCTACAGGAACAGTTCGCCGCTCGCCTGTGGGAACTCGTAAAAGACGCCGACGCGGCGGTCGACCTCCACACCGGCACAGCAGATATGCTGGAACACGTCCGATGCCGGGCAGACGACCCAGCCGCCGAGGGCCTCGCCGAAGCGTTCGGCACTGCATACAGGCTCACCGACGCACCCAAGGATACGGACGACGACGGGTCCGGCAGGACATTCCGGGCTGCGGCTGCGGCAGCCGGGATTCCGGTTATCACCGCAGAACTATCGAACAGTCGCCGAATTGCAGAGGACGCGGTTGCGGCTGGTGTCGACGGGATACACAATCTCCTGCGCGAACAGGCACTCCTCCCGGAAGAGCCAGAATCAAAGGCTGCACAGACGGTACTCCGAAACGATGCGGAGCCAGTCACCGCGTCGGAATCGGGGCTGTTCGAATGTCAGCCGGACATCGCCGTCGGCGACACCGTTGCCGCTGGTGAGCGACTGGGGACAGTCTACGAACCCGCCTCGTTCGAGCAACAACAGGTTGTCTCAGCGACAGAACGAGGAGTGATATTCTCGCTCGCTAGGGAGTCTGTCGTCGTGCAGGGAGAGCGGCTCGCGGGTATCGCGAGACCGCGATGA
- the ilvA gene encoding threonine ammonia-lyase, which translates to MTQSESETLPVTYADIERARERLDDDTVVKQTPVERSTSLGEFVDAEVYLKMEHLQWTGSFKTRGAYNKISQDVADGVDEFVAASAGNHAQGVALAATNCGAESTIFMPEDAPQAKIDATRGYGGTVELVGNDFQETMSHAQAAVEETDAEFVHAYDDLDIIAGQGTLGTEMYHDCPDVDTVVVPIGGGGLISGISTAIKHLSPETRVVGVQATGAETVHESLDKGMPVVLDEVDTIADGIATGGISETTLNIIEANVDEVVTVSDTDIARAILLLMERAKQVVEGAGAASVAAILSDGLDVSGETVMPLLCGGNLDMTQMREVLIHALTERQQLLQLRVRIDDQPGVMEEISGVIADQGANIHDVRHERSVDNLEIGEAYLVFNVETSGAEHAQTIITAIRDAGYPVDNVARKT; encoded by the coding sequence ATGACACAATCCGAATCGGAGACGCTACCAGTCACGTACGCAGATATCGAACGAGCCCGCGAACGCTTAGACGACGATACGGTCGTCAAGCAGACGCCGGTCGAACGGAGTACGTCACTCGGGGAATTCGTCGACGCCGAGGTGTACCTGAAGATGGAACACCTCCAGTGGACGGGGTCGTTCAAGACACGGGGCGCGTACAACAAAATCTCACAGGATGTCGCCGACGGCGTGGACGAGTTCGTCGCCGCCAGCGCTGGCAACCACGCCCAGGGTGTCGCCCTCGCCGCGACGAACTGCGGTGCGGAGTCGACCATTTTCATGCCGGAGGACGCACCACAGGCGAAGATAGACGCCACCAGAGGCTACGGCGGGACCGTCGAGTTGGTCGGCAACGACTTCCAAGAGACGATGTCACACGCCCAGGCTGCCGTCGAGGAGACCGACGCCGAGTTCGTCCATGCCTACGACGACCTGGACATCATCGCAGGCCAGGGAACCCTCGGCACGGAGATGTACCACGACTGCCCCGATGTAGACACGGTCGTCGTTCCCATCGGTGGCGGTGGTCTCATCAGCGGCATCTCGACAGCAATCAAACACCTCTCTCCGGAGACCCGCGTCGTGGGCGTTCAGGCGACCGGCGCGGAGACAGTCCACGAAAGCCTCGACAAGGGGATGCCGGTCGTCCTCGACGAGGTCGACACCATCGCCGACGGTATTGCGACCGGCGGTATCTCGGAGACGACACTCAACATCATCGAGGCGAACGTCGACGAGGTCGTGACCGTCTCGGACACGGACATCGCACGGGCGATTCTCCTGTTGATGGAACGGGCCAAACAGGTCGTGGAAGGTGCCGGAGCCGCCTCTGTGGCTGCCATACTGAGCGACGGCCTCGACGTGTCGGGCGAGACGGTTATGCCGCTGCTCTGTGGCGGCAACCTCGACATGACACAGATGCGTGAGGTCCTCATCCACGCGCTGACCGAGCGCCAGCAACTCCTCCAGCTCCGGGTTCGCATCGACGACCAGCCCGGCGTGATGGAGGAGATCTCCGGTGTTATCGCCGACCAGGGTGCCAACATCCACGACGTCCGCCACGAGCGCTCAGTCGATAATCTCGAAATCGGGGAGGCCTACCTCGTGTTCAACGTCGAGACGAGCGGTGCCGAGCACGCACAGACCATCATCACGGCGATACGCGACGCGGGCTACCCCGTCGACAACGTCGCACGGAAAACCTAA
- a CDS encoding GlcG/HbpS family heme-binding protein has translation MVAAISLETAKRLIEAAEERANEIDNPMVITVANSEGNLIAQHRMDGAWLASVNISRNKAYTSAALDTPTHDLAEPSEPGNSLYGLDTRDEGRMVVFGGGYPLEKDDRIVGSVGVSGGAVAQDRDVAEAAVTKWRELLENDAVEMAE, from the coding sequence ATGGTGGCAGCCATTAGTCTGGAGACAGCAAAGCGACTCATTGAGGCAGCTGAAGAACGCGCTAACGAGATCGACAATCCGATGGTCATCACGGTCGCCAATAGCGAGGGGAACCTGATCGCTCAGCACCGGATGGATGGAGCCTGGTTGGCGTCCGTCAATATCTCGCGGAACAAGGCGTATACGTCGGCTGCACTCGACACGCCGACACACGACCTCGCGGAACCGTCAGAGCCTGGCAACTCTCTGTACGGCCTCGACACGCGCGACGAGGGTCGGATGGTCGTGTTCGGCGGTGGGTACCCACTGGAGAAAGACGACCGTATCGTTGGCTCGGTCGGTGTTTCCGGTGGTGCGGTGGCCCAAGACCGTGACGTAGCCGAGGCCGCCGTCACGAAGTGGCGTGAACTCCTCGAAAACGATGCGGTAGAAATGGCCGAGTGA
- a CDS encoding GcvT family protein, protein MSTETPPSRADTVIIGAGAVGCSVAYHLTELGAEDVAVIDQGPLPVTGGSSVHAPGIMFQTSPSKIQTKAAHYTSRLLSDAGVYDEVGGIEIARSEDRMDFLRRRVEWATSYGLPEPQLLSPEEVTEHLPLVNEEEILGGYYSPTDGRVDGIGALQWYMENSSASFYGDTEVTDLDVSGGEINAVETDQGRIDCERAVIATNNWGYQTGQLAGLDLPIAPVEHQYVVTEPMDELADAETSVGDNTTGLDVPGDRSIAEYMSEGPHQPVGRDQDHSLYFRTHGDALGLGSYNHETLSVDPEAMGKNTEEHQASVRGFTKEHWETPTHRGRDKSAKQAFDELLPATQDVEYEATENGIFVFTPDGMPAVGETAQVDGLWTGLAIWWTHSGGYGRILAEWMENGTPRLPSGPVDTGGIHVRRFEPHAGEKEYFVDRGAKRYEQVYSIVEPRWQPDDHRGLRTSPFYHQQKELGAEFYQSGGWETPQWYESNSDLVERYEDQIPDQDGWQGVNRSKIEAAEHLHTREKVSMFDMTTFSSIMVEGEGSQAFLQRVCSNDMDLDVGQVRYSLLLNEGGGILADITVVKLDDEEFMVTTGGGNSPGIHGGHLEEEAPATVSVHVEEGAKSTIGLWGPNARLLLQRCTDEDVTNDGFPYFRAKQIYVGDVPVIALRVSYVGELGWELWAPTEYGQRLWETLWEAGQDLGVRPMGGGALSSMRLEKGFRLWGTDIDTDSNPFEAGLPFAVDMDTEFIGKEALETARDEGIDSKITPLTLDDSTDIMLSGRPVLKDGEAIGYVQAGNYGYSIGESIAYTYVPSEYTEAGTSVQIQCEGETYDATVRDEPLFDPGRNRILK, encoded by the coding sequence ATGAGCACAGAGACTCCCCCATCTCGGGCGGATACCGTTATTATCGGTGCTGGTGCCGTCGGGTGTAGTGTCGCATACCACCTGACGGAGCTTGGCGCGGAGGATGTCGCCGTCATTGACCAGGGACCACTCCCGGTAACGGGCGGCTCGTCCGTCCACGCCCCCGGCATCATGTTCCAGACGTCGCCATCAAAGATTCAGACGAAGGCCGCCCACTACACCAGCCGATTGCTTTCTGATGCTGGCGTGTACGACGAGGTCGGTGGCATCGAAATCGCCCGCAGCGAGGACCGGATGGACTTCCTCCGGCGGCGCGTCGAGTGGGCCACTTCCTATGGCTTGCCAGAACCGCAACTACTCTCGCCGGAGGAAGTGACCGAGCATCTCCCGCTGGTCAATGAAGAGGAAATCCTCGGCGGTTACTACTCACCGACCGACGGACGTGTCGACGGTATCGGCGCCCTTCAGTGGTACATGGAGAACTCGTCGGCGTCGTTCTATGGAGACACGGAGGTCACCGATCTAGACGTGTCGGGCGGGGAAATCAACGCTGTCGAGACCGACCAGGGCCGCATCGACTGCGAGCGAGCGGTCATCGCAACGAACAACTGGGGCTACCAGACTGGCCAGCTAGCCGGACTGGACCTGCCGATTGCACCGGTCGAACACCAGTACGTCGTCACCGAACCGATGGACGAACTCGCCGACGCCGAGACCTCGGTCGGCGACAACACGACCGGGCTGGACGTGCCCGGAGATCGCTCTATCGCGGAGTACATGAGCGAGGGGCCACACCAGCCCGTCGGCCGCGACCAGGACCACTCGCTGTACTTCCGGACCCACGGCGACGCGCTCGGACTGGGGTCGTACAACCACGAGACGCTCTCGGTCGACCCCGAGGCGATGGGGAAAAACACCGAGGAACACCAGGCTTCGGTCAGGGGGTTCACGAAGGAACACTGGGAGACGCCGACCCACCGCGGACGGGACAAGTCGGCCAAGCAGGCCTTCGACGAACTACTACCGGCGACCCAGGACGTAGAGTACGAAGCAACCGAGAACGGCATCTTCGTGTTCACGCCTGACGGCATGCCGGCCGTCGGCGAGACGGCGCAGGTCGACGGGCTCTGGACCGGGCTGGCCATCTGGTGGACCCACTCTGGCGGCTACGGTCGCATCCTCGCGGAGTGGATGGAGAACGGCACGCCCCGACTGCCGTCCGGACCGGTCGACACCGGCGGCATCCACGTCCGGCGGTTCGAACCCCACGCGGGCGAGAAAGAGTACTTTGTCGACCGTGGGGCCAAACGGTACGAACAGGTCTACAGCATCGTCGAGCCACGGTGGCAGCCCGACGACCACCGGGGGCTCCGGACGAGTCCGTTCTACCACCAGCAGAAGGAACTCGGCGCGGAGTTCTACCAGAGCGGCGGCTGGGAGACGCCACAGTGGTACGAGTCCAACAGCGACCTGGTCGAGCGCTACGAGGACCAGATCCCCGACCAGGACGGCTGGCAGGGCGTCAATCGCTCGAAAATCGAGGCCGCCGAACACCTCCACACCCGCGAGAAGGTGTCGATGTTCGACATGACGACCTTCAGTTCGATCATGGTCGAAGGCGAGGGGAGCCAGGCGTTCCTCCAGCGGGTCTGTAGCAACGACATGGACCTCGATGTCGGACAGGTCCGCTACTCGCTGCTGCTGAACGAAGGCGGCGGCATCCTCGCAGATATCACCGTCGTCAAACTCGATGACGAGGAGTTCATGGTGACGACCGGCGGCGGGAACTCCCCCGGTATCCACGGCGGGCACCTCGAAGAGGAGGCTCCTGCGACGGTGTCAGTCCACGTCGAGGAGGGTGCGAAGTCCACAATCGGCCTCTGGGGGCCGAACGCGCGGCTCCTCCTCCAGCGGTGTACTGACGAGGACGTGACAAACGATGGCTTCCCGTACTTCCGTGCCAAGCAGATATATGTCGGCGACGTGCCGGTCATCGCGCTGCGGGTCTCGTACGTCGGCGAACTCGGCTGGGAACTGTGGGCCCCGACGGAGTACGGCCAGCGCCTCTGGGAGACGCTGTGGGAGGCCGGACAGGACCTCGGCGTCCGACCGATGGGCGGCGGCGCGCTCAGTTCCATGCGACTAGAGAAGGGCTTTCGGCTCTGGGGGACGGACATCGATACGGACTCGAACCCCTTCGAGGCCGGACTGCCTTTCGCTGTCGACATGGATACCGAATTCATCGGCAAGGAAGCGCTGGAGACCGCACGCGACGAGGGTATCGACAGCAAGATCACGCCGCTCACGCTTGATGACTCGACCGACATCATGCTCAGTGGCCGCCCGGTGCTGAAAGATGGAGAGGCAATCGGCTACGTGCAGGCCGGGAACTACGGCTACAGCATCGGCGAATCGATTGCGTACACGTATGTCCCATCCGAATACACCGAAGCCGGAACGTCGGTTCAGATACAGTGCGAGGGCGAGACCTACGATGCGACGGTGCGTGACGAACCGCTGTTTGACCCTGGCCGGAACCGAATCCTCAAGTGA
- a CDS encoding methylenetetrahydrofolate reductase, translating into MALGTRAVSDSQGVQTLLTSARFELMPFESFDEEITHLPDDATIAITTSPQLGIEKTVEKTEEAAEMGFDVVPHIAARYIEDREQLKAIAERLEQAGITDIFVPGGDREEPAGEYGSALDLLEVLAETEYSFEEVGITGYPEGHDFIDDETLAESMAQKAPYATYIVTQLCYDPDTVLEWVEDIRARGIELPVEVGIPGVMNYQRLMQISQKVGVGDSIKFLRKTTGILGFVKQLVGSRGTYKPDELIDGLAPHVGDDEYNIRGVHIYTFNQTPDTEQWRHNRLDR; encoded by the coding sequence ATGGCCCTCGGAACGCGTGCTGTCTCAGACAGTCAGGGTGTCCAGACGCTACTGACGAGCGCTCGGTTCGAACTGATGCCGTTCGAGAGCTTCGACGAGGAGATCACCCACCTCCCCGACGACGCGACCATCGCAATCACGACATCGCCACAGCTCGGCATCGAGAAGACCGTCGAAAAGACGGAAGAAGCCGCCGAGATGGGGTTCGATGTCGTGCCACATATTGCGGCCCGGTACATCGAGGACAGGGAGCAACTCAAAGCAATCGCTGAGCGTCTGGAGCAGGCAGGCATTACGGACATCTTCGTCCCGGGTGGTGACCGCGAGGAACCGGCTGGCGAGTATGGGTCGGCACTGGACCTGCTCGAAGTGCTCGCAGAGACAGAGTACTCTTTCGAAGAAGTCGGCATCACGGGCTACCCCGAGGGTCACGATTTCATCGATGACGAGACGCTGGCGGAGTCGATGGCACAGAAAGCACCGTACGCGACATACATCGTCACCCAGCTCTGTTACGACCCGGACACCGTGCTAGAGTGGGTCGAAGACATCCGCGCCCGCGGTATCGAACTCCCGGTAGAAGTCGGTATCCCGGGGGTGATGAACTACCAGCGCCTGATGCAAATCTCTCAAAAGGTCGGCGTCGGTGATTCGATTAAATTCCTCCGGAAGACGACCGGCATTCTTGGGTTTGTCAAGCAACTGGTCGGCTCTCGCGGGACGTACAAACCCGACGAACTCATCGACGGCCTCGCCCCCCACGTCGGAGACGACG